The Streptomyces sp. NBC_00224 genome has a window encoding:
- a CDS encoding response regulator: MREPGKITVFLLDDHEVVRRGVHEMLSVEEDIEVVGEAGTAADALVRIPATRPDVAVLDVRLPDGSGVEVCREIRSQNEDIKCLMLTSFADDEALFDAIMAGASGYVLKAIRGSELLSAVRDVAAGKSLLDPVATARVLERLRDGGTAKRDDRLANLTEQERKILDLIGEGLTNRVIGERLHLAEKTIKNYVSSLLSKLGMERRSQAAAYVARIQAERH, translated from the coding sequence GTGCGCGAACCAGGCAAAATCACCGTATTCCTGCTCGACGACCACGAAGTGGTCCGCCGCGGCGTCCACGAAATGCTCTCCGTCGAGGAGGACATCGAGGTGGTCGGCGAGGCCGGCACCGCGGCAGATGCCCTGGTCAGGATCCCTGCGACGCGTCCGGACGTGGCTGTGCTCGACGTCCGGCTGCCGGACGGGAGCGGCGTGGAGGTCTGCCGCGAGATCCGCTCCCAGAACGAGGACATCAAATGCCTGATGCTGACCTCGTTCGCCGATGACGAAGCCCTCTTCGATGCGATCATGGCGGGTGCGTCCGGATATGTTCTGAAGGCGATCCGGGGCAGCGAACTGCTTTCGGCCGTACGGGACGTGGCGGCGGGCAAGTCCCTGCTCGACCCGGTCGCCACGGCCCGCGTCCTGGAGCGCCTGCGCGACGGCGGCACGGCCAAGCGCGACGACCGCCTGGCGAACCTGACGGAACAGGAACGCAAGATCCTCGACCTGATCGGCGAGGGCCTCACGAACCGGGTGATCGGCGAGCGCCTGCACCTGGCAGAGAAAACGATCAAGAACTATGTCTCGTCGCTGCTGTCGAAGCTGGGGATGGAGCGGAGATCGCAGGCGGCGGCATACGTGGCCCGAATCCAGGCGGAACGCCACTGA
- a CDS encoding pyridoxamine 5'-phosphate oxidase family protein, which produces MPTEERRAITLLSRVPYGRIATSMRALPFIAPARHIVVDDRVVLRIHAGLGYHHACLGSVVAYGADNLGAGDGDLWSVQFTGTAEPVDPTPEELELLGPAPHRVDGEPFEPVYLRIEPQFVTVHSLDYSTERHLRHAA; this is translated from the coding sequence ATGCCCACCGAGGAGCGCCGAGCCATCACCCTGCTCAGCCGGGTCCCGTACGGCCGCATAGCCACCAGCATGCGCGCCCTCCCCTTCATCGCCCCCGCCCGCCACATCGTGGTCGACGACCGCGTCGTCCTGCGCATCCACGCCGGCCTCGGCTACCACCACGCCTGCCTCGGCAGCGTCGTGGCGTACGGCGCCGACAACCTGGGGGCGGGCGACGGGGACCTGTGGTCCGTCCAGTTCACCGGCACCGCCGAGCCCGTCGACCCCACCCCCGAGGAGCTCGAACTCCTCGGCCCGGCCCCCCACCGCGTGGACGGCGAGCCCTTCGAGCCCGTCTATCTGCGGATCGAACCCCAGTTCGTAACCGTCCACTCGTTGGACTATTCCACAGAGCGACACCTGCGCCACGCCGCGTGA
- a CDS encoding phosphotransferase encodes MPRSYATPPVRDLLRRFASLGEPLTCEPVAQGLLNRGYRLATTRGEFFLKHHLDGDHEAIARQHDATRRLQALGVPVAPPVPDSDGDTVTVLGGRCYALHPWVHGRHRDGAQLSAAGSRRLGALLGLVHICLEEVMEGRDEHADHLGADPDDTFALIDDLLARARRRRPRDSFDELAEHRLRERRHLIEQHAHRRPPPQNAGGWVHGDFHPLNLLYRGKEPAAIVDWDRLGVQPRAEEAVRAAAIFFVRPAGELELDKVRAYARAYRGATGADPAELAAAVHRVWWERLNDFWILRWRYQLQDRRADPQFPAASALAVWWTREYEAVREAFAG; translated from the coding sequence GTGCCGCGCTCATATGCAACCCCGCCCGTGAGGGACCTGCTGCGCCGATTCGCCTCGCTGGGCGAGCCGCTCACCTGCGAACCCGTCGCCCAGGGCCTCCTCAACCGCGGTTACCGCCTCGCCACCACCCGCGGCGAGTTCTTCCTCAAGCACCACCTCGACGGCGACCACGAGGCCATCGCCCGCCAGCACGACGCCACCCGCCGCCTCCAGGCGCTCGGCGTGCCCGTCGCGCCCCCCGTACCGGACTCCGACGGCGACACCGTCACCGTCCTCGGCGGCCGCTGCTACGCCCTGCACCCGTGGGTCCACGGCCGCCACCGCGACGGCGCCCAGCTCAGCGCCGCCGGCTCACGGCGGCTCGGCGCGCTGCTCGGCCTCGTCCACATCTGCCTGGAGGAGGTGATGGAGGGGCGGGACGAGCACGCCGACCACCTCGGCGCCGACCCCGACGACACCTTCGCCCTCATCGACGACCTGCTCGCCCGCGCCCGCCGGCGCCGCCCCCGCGACTCCTTCGACGAGCTCGCCGAACACCGGCTGCGCGAGCGCCGCCACCTCATCGAGCAGCACGCCCACCGCCGCCCGCCCCCGCAGAACGCCGGCGGCTGGGTGCACGGCGACTTCCACCCGCTGAACCTGCTCTACCGCGGCAAGGAGCCCGCCGCGATCGTCGACTGGGACCGCCTCGGCGTCCAGCCCCGCGCGGAGGAGGCGGTACGGGCCGCCGCGATCTTCTTCGTACGCCCGGCCGGGGAGCTGGAGCTGGACAAGGTGCGCGCGTACGCCCGCGCCTACCGGGGAGCCACCGGCGCGGACCCGGCGGAGCTCGCCGCCGCCGTCCACCGCGTGTGGTGGGAGCGGCTCAACGACTTCTGGATCCTGCGCTGGCGCTACCAGCTCCAAGACCGAAGGGCCGACCCGCAGTTCCCTGCGGCGTCGGCCCTGGCGGTCTGGTGGACCCGCGAATACGAGGCGGTGCGCGAGGCGTTCGCGGGGTGA
- a CDS encoding protein kinase: MAPEPEGNGAGMPDAQDHESWVGGLVGDGRYRLTHRLGRGGMAEVFAAEDVRLGRTVAVKLLRPDLAEDPVSKARFTREAQSVAGLNHHAVVAVYDSGEDTVGGQTVPYIVMELVEGRTIRDLLVQADAPPPEQALIIVSGVLEALAYSHQHGIVHRDIKPANVIITHTGAVKVMDFGIARALHGAQSTMTQTGMVMGTPQYLSPEQALGKAVDHRSDLYATGCLLYELLALRPPFTGETPLSVVYQHVQDTPVPPSHVADVAPPELDGLVMRSLAKDPDDRFQSAEEMRGLVQYGLQMLQAQGSHTGTWNTGPVELMHEGAHTPAMGMTAPTSAMGHPVHGETSQFRGPILPPMNPDDGGYDGAYGSGGYNNGGYNGNGRRSGGGRGKVVLFVVLAIIAIAAGVAFAIKAADKKDGGETPKKPAVSNSPSPSDESKTSPSPDDQASRGQDQTSTTGGNYPPPYSPSPKRSKKHSPSPGTDQGTTSGTNQGTTSGTDQGTTSGTDQGTTSGTDEGTTTGTTSGTDQGTTSGTDQGTTTGTSTGTNQGTTTGTTAGTNAGTNQGTTTGTTAGQSAGGSTPKAP, from the coding sequence ATGGCACCCGAACCCGAGGGAAACGGCGCCGGGATGCCCGATGCGCAGGACCACGAGTCGTGGGTCGGCGGACTCGTCGGTGACGGCCGCTACCGGCTCACCCACCGGCTCGGCCGGGGCGGCATGGCGGAGGTCTTCGCGGCGGAGGACGTACGTCTGGGCCGTACCGTCGCGGTGAAGCTGCTCCGTCCCGATCTCGCCGAGGACCCGGTCTCCAAGGCCCGCTTCACGCGCGAGGCGCAGTCGGTGGCCGGACTCAACCACCACGCGGTGGTGGCGGTGTACGACTCGGGCGAGGACACGGTGGGCGGCCAGACCGTCCCCTACATCGTGATGGAGCTGGTCGAGGGCCGCACCATCCGTGACCTGCTGGTCCAGGCGGACGCACCGCCGCCGGAGCAGGCGCTGATCATCGTCTCCGGCGTCCTTGAGGCGCTGGCCTACTCGCACCAGCACGGCATCGTGCACCGCGACATCAAGCCCGCCAACGTGATCATCACGCACACCGGCGCCGTGAAGGTGATGGACTTCGGCATCGCGCGCGCCCTGCACGGCGCGCAGTCGACGATGACGCAGACCGGCATGGTCATGGGCACGCCGCAGTACCTCTCGCCGGAGCAGGCGCTCGGCAAGGCCGTCGACCACCGCTCCGACCTGTACGCGACGGGCTGCCTGCTGTACGAACTGCTCGCGCTGCGGCCGCCCTTCACCGGTGAGACACCGTTGTCAGTGGTGTACCAGCACGTCCAGGACACCCCGGTTCCGCCGTCGCACGTGGCCGATGTGGCGCCGCCGGAACTCGACGGCCTCGTCATGCGTTCTCTCGCCAAGGACCCGGACGACCGTTTCCAGTCCGCCGAGGAGATGCGCGGCCTGGTCCAGTACGGATTGCAGATGCTCCAGGCGCAGGGCAGCCACACCGGCACCTGGAACACCGGTCCGGTCGAGCTCATGCACGAGGGCGCCCACACCCCCGCCATGGGCATGACCGCGCCGACCTCCGCCATGGGCCACCCCGTGCACGGGGAGACCTCGCAGTTCCGCGGTCCGATCCTGCCGCCGATGAACCCGGACGACGGCGGGTACGACGGGGCTTACGGCTCGGGCGGCTACAACAACGGTGGCTACAACGGCAACGGCCGCCGCTCCGGCGGAGGCCGGGGCAAGGTCGTCCTGTTCGTGGTGCTCGCGATCATCGCGATCGCGGCGGGCGTGGCGTTCGCGATCAAGGCGGCGGACAAGAAGGACGGCGGGGAGACGCCGAAGAAGCCGGCGGTCTCCAACAGCCCTTCGCCGTCCGACGAGTCGAAGACGTCGCCGAGCCCCGACGACCAGGCCAGCCGCGGCCAGGACCAGACGTCGACGACCGGCGGCAACTACCCGCCGCCGTACTCGCCGTCGCCCAAGCGCAGCAAGAAGCACTCGCCGTCGCCGGGCACCGACCAGGGCACGACGTCCGGGACGAACCAGGGCACGACCTCGGGCACCGACCAGGGCACGACGTCCGGGACGGACCAGGGGACGACGTCCGGTACGGACGAGGGCACGACGACGGGGACGACGTCCGGGACGGACCAGGGGACGACGTCCGGTACGGACCAGGGCACGACGACGGGCACCAGCACGGGGACGAACCAGGGCACCACCACTGGTACGACCGCGGGTACCAACGCGGGGACGAACCAGGGCACCACCACTGGTACGACCGCGGGTCAGAGCGCCGGCGGCAGCACGCCCAAGGCGCCCTGA
- a CDS encoding protein kinase, with product MSQDGAQGRYAGGSIAGGRYQLRDLLGEGGMASVYLAYDAALDRQVAIKTLHTELGREQSFRERFRREAQAVAKLQHTNIVSVFDTGEDELGGAMMPYIVMEYVEGQPLGSVLHTDIQQYGAMPADKALKMTADVLAALEVSHEMGLVHRDIKPGNVMVTKRGVVKVMDFGIARAMQSGVTSMTQTGMVVGTPQYLSPEQALGRGVDARSDLYSVGIMLFQLLTGRIPFDADSPLAIAYAHVQEEPVAPSSVNRSIPPAVDALVARALKKNPNERFPSAAAMRDEIARISASGQTGAAPLITGGGPVSSGQGVGSTVFPPLDASAQQGYQGSVQTPYQASPYGPPTPAPTPQPQPSYGYPQQQMQPQAPMPAQHTPPPYTMSPSAPAGGSSSSKKNTPVIVGAIAVAILAIGGLVTALTLNNGGDSDSGGDSKASGENVAGHKGPERSRTLETTKCTSPSKSALDPSKVQAPDFSYKDILSVKSCIQAAGWKVNTETVDNGQWGQDVVVTQFPASGVDVDPKTAQFTLTLSSGNPPQQ from the coding sequence ATGAGCCAGGACGGCGCACAGGGCCGCTATGCAGGCGGCTCCATCGCGGGCGGGCGCTACCAGCTGCGCGACCTCCTCGGCGAAGGCGGCATGGCCTCGGTCTACCTGGCGTACGACGCCGCGCTGGACCGCCAGGTGGCCATCAAGACCCTGCACACCGAACTCGGCCGGGAACAGTCGTTCCGCGAGCGCTTCCGCCGCGAGGCCCAGGCCGTCGCCAAGCTCCAGCACACCAACATCGTGTCGGTCTTCGACACCGGTGAGGACGAGCTGGGCGGCGCGATGATGCCGTACATCGTCATGGAGTACGTGGAGGGCCAGCCGCTCGGCTCGGTGCTGCACACCGACATCCAGCAGTACGGCGCGATGCCCGCCGACAAGGCCCTCAAGATGACCGCCGACGTACTGGCGGCCCTTGAGGTCAGCCACGAGATGGGCCTGGTCCACCGCGACATCAAGCCCGGCAACGTGATGGTGACCAAGCGCGGCGTGGTCAAGGTCATGGACTTCGGCATCGCGCGCGCCATGCAGTCCGGCGTCACCTCGATGACCCAGACCGGCATGGTCGTCGGCACCCCGCAGTACCTCTCGCCCGAGCAGGCGCTGGGCCGGGGCGTGGACGCCCGCTCCGACCTGTACTCGGTCGGCATCATGCTCTTCCAGCTGCTCACCGGCCGGATCCCGTTCGACGCCGACTCGCCGCTGGCCATCGCGTACGCACACGTCCAGGAGGAGCCGGTCGCGCCCTCCTCGGTCAACCGGTCCATCCCGCCGGCCGTGGACGCGCTGGTGGCCCGCGCGCTGAAGAAGAACCCGAACGAGCGCTTCCCGAGCGCGGCCGCGATGCGCGACGAGATCGCCCGTATCTCCGCCAGCGGCCAGACCGGCGCGGCCCCGCTGATCACCGGCGGCGGCCCGGTCTCCAGCGGCCAGGGCGTCGGCTCGACGGTCTTCCCGCCGCTGGACGCCTCGGCCCAGCAGGGCTACCAGGGCAGCGTCCAGACCCCGTACCAGGCGAGCCCGTACGGCCCGCCGACGCCGGCCCCCACGCCCCAGCCGCAGCCCTCGTACGGCTACCCGCAGCAGCAGATGCAGCCGCAGGCACCGATGCCCGCGCAGCACACCCCGCCGCCGTACACGATGTCCCCGAGCGCCCCGGCCGGTGGTTCTTCTTCTTCGAAGAAGAACACCCCCGTGATCGTCGGCGCGATCGCGGTGGCGATCCTCGCGATCGGCGGTCTGGTCACGGCGCTGACGCTGAACAACGGTGGCGACTCGGACTCCGGCGGCGACAGCAAGGCCTCCGGCGAGAACGTCGCGGGCCACAAGGGCCCCGAGCGCAGCCGCACGCTGGAAACCACCAAGTGCACGAGCCCCTCGAAGTCCGCCCTCGACCCGTCGAAGGTCCAGGCGCCCGACTTCAGCTACAAGGACATCCTGTCGGTGAAGTCGTGCATCCAGGCGGCGGGCTGGAAGGTCAACACCGAGACCGTGGACAACGGCCAGTGGGGCCAGGACGTCGTGGTGACGCAGTTCCCGGCGTCGGGCGTCGACGTCGACCCCAAGACGGCCCAGTTCACGCTGACGCTGTCGTCGGGCAACCCGCCGCAGCAGTAG
- a CDS encoding bacterial proteasome activator family protein encodes MEMPRNEQSPDSPHILVVGQDGMAIGGGDDESREVPVTEMVEQPAKVMRIGSMIKQLLEEVRAAPLDEASRVRLKDIHASSVKELEDGLAPELVEELERLSLPFTDEAIPSEAELRIAQAQLVGWLEGLFHGIQTALFAQQMAARAQLEQMRRALPPGTSHDDEDGPGVRSGPYL; translated from the coding sequence ATGGAGATGCCGAGGAACGAACAGTCGCCGGACAGCCCCCACATCCTGGTAGTCGGACAGGACGGCATGGCCATCGGCGGCGGTGACGACGAGTCGCGCGAGGTCCCGGTGACGGAGATGGTCGAACAGCCAGCGAAGGTCATGCGCATCGGCAGCATGATCAAGCAACTTCTGGAAGAAGTACGCGCCGCTCCTCTGGACGAGGCGAGCCGCGTACGCCTGAAGGACATCCACGCCTCCTCGGTCAAGGAGCTTGAGGACGGCCTGGCCCCGGAACTGGTCGAGGAGCTGGAACGCCTCTCGCTCCCCTTCACGGACGAGGCGATCCCCTCCGAAGCGGAACTCCGCATCGCCCAGGCCCAGTTGGTGGGCTGGCTGGAAGGCCTCTTCCACGGCATCCAGACGGCCCTGTTCGCCCAGCAGATGGCAGCCCGAGCCCAACTGGAACAAATGCGCCGAGCCCTCCCGCCCGGCACCTCCCACGACGACGAGGACGGGCCGGGGGTGCGGTCGGGGCCGTACTTGTAG
- a CDS encoding NAD(P)H-quinone oxidoreductase has product MHAITIPEPGGPEALVWAEVPDPVAGEGEVLVEVAAAAVNRADVLQRQGHYEPPPGASPYPGLECSGRIVALGTGVSGWSVGDEVCALLSGGGYAEKVAVPVGQLLPVPEGVELTVAASLPEAVSTVWSNVFMVSHLRPGETLLVHGGASGIGTMAIQLAKAVGARVAVTAGGPAKLARCAELGADVLIDYREQDFVEELRKATDGAGADVILDIMGAKYLDRNVRALAVNGRLAVIGMQGGVKGELNLGALMAKRAAVTATTLRGRPAVEKAAIVAAVREHVWPLVAAGRVRPVVDRVLGMSSAAEGHRVLEAGEHVGKVLLVV; this is encoded by the coding sequence ATGCATGCGATCACGATTCCTGAGCCGGGTGGTCCCGAAGCGCTGGTCTGGGCCGAGGTGCCCGATCCGGTGGCGGGCGAGGGCGAGGTCCTCGTCGAGGTGGCGGCGGCGGCCGTCAACCGTGCGGATGTGCTGCAGCGGCAGGGGCACTATGAGCCGCCGCCGGGGGCGTCGCCGTATCCGGGCCTTGAGTGCTCCGGGCGGATCGTCGCACTGGGGACCGGGGTGTCCGGGTGGTCCGTGGGCGACGAGGTGTGCGCGCTGCTGAGCGGCGGCGGGTACGCGGAGAAGGTGGCCGTGCCGGTGGGGCAGTTGCTGCCGGTGCCGGAGGGGGTGGAGCTGACGGTCGCGGCGTCGCTGCCGGAGGCCGTCTCGACGGTGTGGTCCAACGTGTTCATGGTCTCCCACCTGCGGCCCGGCGAGACGCTGTTGGTGCACGGGGGTGCGAGCGGGATCGGCACGATGGCGATCCAGCTGGCCAAGGCGGTCGGGGCGCGGGTCGCCGTCACGGCGGGCGGGCCCGCGAAGCTGGCGCGGTGCGCGGAGCTGGGCGCGGACGTGCTGATCGACTACCGCGAGCAGGACTTCGTGGAGGAGCTCCGCAAGGCGACGGACGGGGCGGGGGCGGACGTCATCCTCGACATCATGGGCGCGAAGTATCTCGACCGGAACGTACGGGCGTTGGCGGTCAACGGGCGGTTGGCCGTCATCGGGATGCAGGGCGGGGTGAAGGGTGAGCTCAACCTCGGGGCGCTGATGGCGAAGCGGGCCGCGGTGACGGCGACGACCCTGCGGGGGCGGCCGGCGGTGGAGAAGGCGGCGATCGTGGCGGCGGTTCGGGAGCATGTGTGGCCGCTGGTTGCCGCGGGGCGGGTGCGGCCGGTTGTGGACCGGGTGTTGGGGATGAGCTCCGCGGCGGAGGGGCATCGGGTGCTGGAGGCGGGGGAGCACGTGGGGAAGGTTTTGCTGGTGGTTTGA
- a CDS encoding TrkA family potassium uptake protein, translating to MKLPGQDAIARQAGENLVTRRVKLPRRVVDRPLRQVGKRILMALGVLVLTTFIVWIDRAGYHDNADGGLDLLDAAYYATVTLSTTGYGDIVPYSDSARLTNILLVTPLRVLFLIILVGTTLEVLTERTREEWRLKRWRANLRDHTVVVGFGTKGRSAIQTLCATGLKKEQVVVVDPSAKVVETANAEGFVGVVGDATRSDVLLRAEVQKARQIVIATQRDDTAVLVTLTARQLNRGAKIVAAVREEENAPLLRQSGADAVITSASAAGRLLGLSVLSPSAGTVMEDLIQQGSGLDLVERPVKKSEVGRGVRETEDLTVSVLRGHRLLAYDDTRASPLQLTDRLITIVRAGGAASEGAAE from the coding sequence GTGAAACTGCCCGGCCAAGACGCGATCGCCCGACAGGCGGGCGAGAACCTGGTCACCCGGCGGGTGAAGCTGCCGCGCCGGGTGGTCGACCGGCCGCTGCGGCAGGTCGGCAAGCGGATCCTGATGGCCCTCGGCGTGCTGGTGCTGACCACGTTCATCGTGTGGATCGACCGCGCCGGCTACCACGACAACGCCGATGGCGGGCTCGACCTGCTGGACGCCGCCTACTACGCCACCGTCACGCTCTCCACGACGGGTTACGGCGACATCGTTCCGTACAGCGACAGTGCCAGGCTCACCAACATCCTGCTGGTGACACCGCTGCGCGTGCTCTTTCTGATCATCCTGGTCGGTACGACTCTTGAGGTCCTCACGGAGCGGACCCGGGAGGAGTGGCGGCTCAAGCGCTGGAGGGCGAACTTGCGAGACCACACCGTCGTCGTCGGCTTCGGGACGAAGGGCCGTTCGGCGATCCAGACGCTGTGTGCGACCGGGCTGAAGAAGGAGCAGGTCGTGGTCGTCGATCCGAGCGCGAAGGTGGTCGAGACCGCCAACGCGGAGGGGTTCGTCGGGGTCGTCGGGGACGCGACGCGCAGTGATGTGCTGCTCCGCGCCGAGGTGCAGAAGGCCCGTCAGATCGTGATCGCCACCCAGCGCGACGACACGGCGGTGCTGGTCACGCTGACGGCACGCCAGCTCAACCGGGGGGCGAAGATCGTCGCGGCGGTGCGGGAGGAGGAGAACGCTCCGCTGCTGCGGCAGTCCGGGGCGGACGCGGTGATCACCAGCGCGAGTGCGGCGGGGCGGCTGCTCGGGCTGTCCGTGCTCAGCCCGAGCGCCGGAACGGTGATGGAGGACCTGATCCAGCAGGGCAGCGGGCTCGACCTCGTCGAACGGCCGGTGAAGAAGAGCGAGGTGGGGCGGGGGGTCCGGGAGACCGAGGACCTCACGGTCAGCGTGCTGCGTGGCCACCGGCTGCTGGCGTACGACGACACACGGGCCAGCCCGCTCCAGCTGACGGACCGGCTGATCACGATCGTACGGGCGGGCGGGGCGGCCTCGGAGGGTGCGGCGGAGTAG
- a CDS encoding molybdopterin molybdotransferase MoeA, translated as MGRREGRAQPVTGAEPSVSPVDDGVEEALALVSAPVPAPGPAPGSGPRHRAAPWHKARDTAVAAGRGAPRRSHRVPLAEALGESLAAPLAALTDLPSFDTSAMDGWVVAGPGPWRIRGAADGILAGQGAPVPLADGEAVRIATGARIPAEATAVIRSEHARTDEAKALLHAEREVVTGQDIRPRGQECRSGDQLLPASTLVTPAVLGLAAAAGYDGLDTVPRPRVEIFVLGDELLAQGLPHDGLIRDALGPMLGPWLRMLGAEVVATRRLKDDADVLLAAITGSEADLVVTTGGTAAGPVDHVHPVLRAMGAELLVDGVAVRPGHPMLLARIAPGKHLVGLPGNPLAAVSALLTLAEPLLRELAGRAGGAASTGPYTAALRDEVHGHPYDTRLVPVVHRADQVVPLHYNGPAMLRGIAAADGLAVVPPGGARAGQEVEILDLPWGQLGAGEGCFT; from the coding sequence GTGGGCCGCCGAGAAGGACGAGCTCAACCCGTGACCGGCGCCGAGCCGTCCGTGTCGCCCGTCGACGACGGGGTGGAGGAGGCGCTGGCCCTCGTGAGTGCTCCCGTCCCCGCCCCCGGCCCCGCACCGGGGTCCGGGCCCCGCCACCGCGCCGCGCCCTGGCACAAGGCCAGGGACACCGCCGTCGCGGCCGGGCGCGGGGCGCCCCGCCGCAGCCATCGGGTGCCGCTCGCCGAGGCCCTCGGCGAGAGCCTGGCCGCTCCCCTCGCCGCCCTCACCGATCTGCCGTCCTTCGACACCTCCGCCATGGACGGCTGGGTCGTCGCTGGCCCCGGGCCCTGGCGGATCCGGGGCGCGGCCGACGGCATCCTCGCCGGGCAAGGCGCACCCGTCCCCCTCGCGGACGGCGAGGCGGTACGGATCGCCACCGGCGCACGTATCCCCGCCGAGGCGACCGCCGTCATCCGCAGCGAGCACGCCCGCACGGACGAGGCCAAGGCGCTGCTCCACGCCGAGCGGGAGGTCGTCACCGGGCAGGACATCCGCCCGCGCGGGCAGGAGTGCCGCTCCGGCGACCAGCTGCTGCCCGCGTCCACACTGGTCACCCCGGCCGTCCTGGGGCTGGCGGCGGCCGCCGGGTACGACGGGCTGGACACCGTGCCACGGCCTCGCGTCGAGATCTTCGTCCTCGGCGACGAACTGCTGGCCCAGGGGCTGCCGCACGACGGACTGATCCGGGACGCGCTCGGCCCGATGCTGGGGCCCTGGCTGCGCATGCTCGGCGCGGAGGTCGTCGCCACGCGGCGGCTCAAGGACGACGCCGACGTGCTGCTCGCGGCCATCACCGGGTCGGAGGCCGATCTGGTGGTGACGACCGGCGGCACGGCGGCCGGGCCCGTCGACCATGTGCACCCCGTGCTGCGGGCGATGGGGGCCGAGCTGCTGGTGGACGGGGTCGCCGTCCGCCCCGGGCATCCGATGCTGCTGGCCCGGATCGCCCCCGGGAAACATCTGGTGGGGCTGCCGGGCAACCCGCTCGCGGCCGTCTCGGCGCTGCTCACGCTGGCCGAGCCCCTGCTGCGGGAGCTCGCGGGGCGCGCGGGCGGTGCCGCGTCCACCGGCCCGTACACCGCCGCGCTGCGCGACGAAGTCCACGGGCATCCGTACGACACCCGGCTCGTGCCCGTGGTGCACCGGGCCGACCAGGTCGTGCCGCTGCACTACAACGGCCCGGCGATGCTGCGCGGGATCGCGGCGGCGGACGGGCTGGCGGTCGTACCACCCGGCGGGGCGAGGGCCGGTCAGGAGGTCGAGATCCTGGACCTGCCTTGGGGGCAACTGGGGGCGGGCGAAGGATGTTTCACGTGA
- a CDS encoding DUF6457 domain-containing protein: MTTPYDAIVLAGGAARRLGGADKPGVRVGGRALLDRVLAACAGAGVTVVVGGRRTTARPVVWTREEPAGGGPLAALDAGLRLTTAPSVLALSADLPFLGEPTVTGLLDALGTGGREGVLCVDESGRAQPLVAVYRAEPLRRELALLAAEHGGLGGLPLRLLTRELDLVHLPAPQPLASFDCDTWEDIAAARARIREHGNVLDEWITAVKDELGIDLDVDTGVLLDLARDAAHGVARPAAPLTTFLVGYAAAKAGGEGADVAEAARKAAALANRWAAEKDELNP, from the coding sequence ATGACGACCCCCTATGACGCCATCGTGCTCGCCGGAGGGGCCGCGCGGCGGCTCGGCGGGGCGGACAAGCCCGGGGTGCGGGTGGGGGGCAGGGCGCTGCTCGACCGTGTGCTCGCCGCCTGTGCCGGGGCCGGGGTCACCGTGGTGGTCGGGGGGCGCCGGACGACGGCGCGGCCCGTGGTGTGGACGCGGGAGGAGCCGGCCGGCGGTGGGCCCCTCGCCGCGCTCGACGCCGGACTGCGGCTGACCACCGCCCCCTCGGTGCTCGCGCTCTCCGCCGACCTTCCCTTCCTGGGCGAACCCACCGTCACGGGCCTCCTCGACGCGCTCGGCACGGGCGGGCGCGAAGGCGTCCTGTGCGTGGACGAGAGCGGGCGGGCGCAGCCGCTCGTCGCCGTCTACCGGGCCGAGCCGCTCCGCCGTGAGCTCGCTCTCCTCGCGGCCGAGCACGGCGGCCTCGGCGGGCTCCCCCTGCGGCTGCTGACCCGGGAACTCGACCTCGTCCACCTTCCCGCCCCCCAGCCCCTCGCCTCGTTCGACTGCGACACCTGGGAGGACATCGCGGCGGCCCGGGCCCGGATCAGGGAGCATGGGAACGTGCTGGACGAATGGATCACCGCAGTCAAGGACGAACTCGGCATCGACCTGGACGTCGACACCGGCGTGCTGCTCGACCTGGCCAGAGACGCCGCCCATGGCGTGGCCCGGCCCGCCGCTCCGCTCACGACCTTCCTGGTCGGCTACGCGGCCGCCAAGGCGGGCGGGGAGGGCGCCGATGTCGCCGAGGCGGCCCGCAAGGCCGCCGCCCTGGCCAACCGGTGGGCCGCCGAGAAGGACGAGCTCAACCCGTGA